In the Entelurus aequoreus isolate RoL-2023_Sb linkage group LG16, RoL_Eaeq_v1.1, whole genome shotgun sequence genome, gacagctatatctgaagttgatctcgtaacttaagtgttgaaagtaaaagaaaaacctaatgaaaatgtatcactttatgagtggggcaccttttggatcccaaatatatttagtgattttttatttatcttttcactgtgattactcaaaaatatgaaataattaaaatcaatggtgtcctgcattattgatcttttagggctctatactaaatactgcatatttcagttctactataaaaaaaactaagttgtttttgacagaaaagccataaaacatttttttttatttgtgttactttatatcaacttgaagttgatatagagatttactgtaagcgttaaataattttaaaaaaattataatctgacttatttttaacattttaatgactgagaccctttatggtctctGGGACCCCTaagggtaaaataaataaaataatccatATAGTTTGTTATGGTttcaaatgaaaaatatcaaaatggcccccacatgctttaaattttccgtgtgcggccctcagtggaaaaagtttggacacccctgctttagagtgaTAACCTTTATTATCGTATGCACAGTGAGCAAAAAAGTCCTCCTTACATTTATAAATTCATTTTATTTCCAGTTTTTACAATGAATGCCAAGTAACACACGGTcaaataacataataaataatgtaaaacgTCAAAATTGGGAAAATATACATATCAAGATAGGCAGCAGTTATATTATGGTAAagcaaaataaactaaataagaaAACTATTGCAATTGTATAATCAACATGAACGGCACAAACTAATGAATTGTTTACAATAGCTTGTTGTTTGCACTGCATCACTCTTAAGAGTTGTCTTAATATTTTGATTTCAGAGTCAGTGTGTTGTTGAAACAGATTTGAGTGTGATGCACAGTAATTCAAGCCACTCAACTAAAAGTACACTGATTTGTCAAGTTATCTTCTTTTAATGTGTGTTTAATTACAAAATGGGAGTTGCGCCCCTTAGTGGTCAATAGGCGCAAATGCAGGATAACGTTTACTGCTGCGTAGAGGGGGGAAGAAACTATGTGGTCATCTGAATGAAAAATAGCTTCACGCGATTATTTAGTCTATTGTTTGAAAAATAAGAAATTGAACtgtttaatttgtaaaaaaacaacaacattaaaacaaacaGAAAGGCGACGGCAAATTCAACAAGCTTGGACGAAACCATAAAAGATATGGACATGCACAAAATACAATAGCCTTCAAATACTacataatacatgttattattgcctcaatacaattaattattctgtataattgtattaaaatgtttttttacgcaGCACTTTGGTTTAATCTCCTGCCAGTAGCGCAATGGACAAGAAGTGTAATGAAATCCCCCCCTTCATGATGGGAGAGTCAACCGGAAGTATACGCCAAATTCTGGCTTGCGATTCGTCCAAAGTTACCCGCGAAAACTACGTCACAGCCACTTTCGCGCCACCGCTGCAAGCCATACCGAAGTCTTCGAGCAGAAAAGTAAGTATTTTTACTTCACTTTGTGTGTTTTTAAGCGGTCGATTGATCTCACATTTGACTATATTTAGCTGGACAAACACGTGCGTTGTGTGTAACGTAGATGTTTCTTTGTTCGGAGTTCAGTTTTAGTTGGGAACCATCGCGTTGATGGTGAGGTTATTGTTTGCAGTCAGCCTCATGTAATGGTGGAAATGTTACAGTGTCAACTTCTTAACACACTTGCTGATGGTGCTGGATTGCCCAAAGCTTCGTTTTTGAGTAAACTATCTCAAATCACTGTATATTTTCATACGTTAGACTGGTGTCTTGAATAGTATTGTTACAAGCTGACACGTTCCAAGTGTCCCATCTCTTTCATTACCGGAGTGAGGTAATGTGTTTATAAATATCAAAGGTGCATGTTAATTTAGTCATATTaagtttttttgtgtggacatatcCCATCTCAGAATAATTTAAATCCATATCCCAGTGCACACCCAAGCATTGCACCGTTACAACTGTGAATAATCCCACATCGTGTGGGCTTTTCCTCACTCTTTATCTAGATACACTTTTAGGCTGCAATTTATCATTTCTCGTAATCACTACAGtcatttagattgttttcttgttttttttttatcctcaTCTATAATCAATTACTGCATTGTggagcggcgtggcgaagttggtagagtggctgtgccagcaatcggagggttgctggttactggggttcaatccccaccttctaccatcctagtcacgtccgttgtgtccttgggcaagacacttcacccttgctcctgatggctgctggttagcgccttgcatggcagctcccgccatcagtgtgtgaatgtgtgtgtgaatgtggaaatactgtcaaagcgctttgagtaccttgaaggtagaaaagcgctatacaagtataacccatttatttattatcatttatcattgtCGTCTAAATACTGCTTCCGGCTgcagtttgtattttttttagttgtGTGGATATTAAATATATCTTTAAAATTGTATTCTTTGTTAAAATATTAGTCCGCATTTTACAAAGTCCTCTgcaaaaataccgtatttttcagaccatagggcgcaccggattaaaagacgcactgccgatgagcgggtctattcaggtctattttcatacaaaagctgCACTTGTTTATAAGGCGCATTGGAGGGgtcatattattgtttttttcttaattgaaaacacttccttgtggtctacataacatgtaatggtggttctttggtctaaatgttgcacagattatgttttacagaccatcatcaagtagctttctgagcgtctctttaggatgcgccattttgtgggcggtcttatttacgtggctcaccttcgacagcatcttctcctcgtcatctctgttgtagcggtgtagcgtgacattcataatgacattcagacttcacttgaatcaataacaaagcagcatctccttatccgtggctcaataatgcctcaacaacgccggaaatttgtcccgtgaaaaaaacgccCAACCGGAAccttctaataactaaagttctgtgggtgaactATGTaatcccactacagtttttagcgctttgatagtctactaacagatataagtaagaactttacgctactttatgttACAAATGGcagcagcggaggatgaatgctacATAAGAAGGTAAAGAAAAAGAAGTTTATGGCTACTGGGtcggcgcgcacattttcagggcttatgcagatcccaaatacacatcagcaggtaccagaaggtaagaaaagttggttttgcataatattgcgaaacaaaaggctaggtaatatgtctgctaataggtgccattttgcggtccttttacacacaccataataatactggtatgtttaatgcgcagacaatccatcaaacggtgcggcttcatagcttaccgaagtcgtactaaaaacagtatgacagatttttgagcgccgtgtgtaatgttctatattctcaatggaacatttaaagttttggtggtgattactgccatcatattgcagtctacacgtctctcatgtatgactgccatctactggtcacacttatcattacaccatgtaccatataaaatagcttcgaggtcggtaagcacaaccagaattatgccgtacattaggcgcaccagtttataaggcgcactgtcgggttttgacaaaatgaaaggattttaagtgcgccttgtagtccgaaaaatacggtaaccactTTTTGCAGCAGTTATTTTGTTTTGACTTTTTTTAAGtcatttgtaatattttgtctTCTTTCCCATATCTAGATCCACAATGTCATCGCCATCATCAACTCCTGGTGGCCGCAAAAGGGGGAGGAGCACCAACCCATCCACACGTATGTTGTATTTTTGTCCCCCTCGCCCAAACATGATTTAGGTTGGACTGATACTATTGTGACTTTAACGTGCAGCCAGCAGTGATGCGCCCACCTCCTCGCCGCTATCCCAGCGTCGCAGGGCACTGGACTCGTCCGCAGGTGACCTGATGCCCATGCCTACTTCGCCCGCCGGCGAACTACTCAGTCCAGCAGCGCCTCAGGACTCTTCTCTCTTCTCCAGCCCCAGACCCTCAGGTTGGCAAACGTGACCACCTGTGATGTGTGGTTCCTGTGTTGACATGTCATTTACTTCCCTAACAGTCCTCCCTAACGATGTGGATATGAGCTCCCCTCTTATGTACGGGACCCCCAGCTCCAGGGTGGAAGGCACCCCGCGTAGCAGCATTCGGGGCACCCCCGCCCGCCAGCGTCCTGACCTGGGCTCAGTGAGAAAGGCCCCGCAAGTTGACCTCCAATCTGAGCCGGTAAGTTGAGCGAAAGGTCTTCCAATTCCATATGAATGTggggttttattttgaaaatcttgTTTGACCCACAGCCCAGCGGCGAGGGGGCGGTCACAAGTGAGCCCAACGCGGGCCAGAGGCTGGTCATCTGGGGGACCGATGTCAATGTAGCCACCTGCAAGGAGAAGTTTCAGGTttggacaattaaaaaaaatgttttatttacctGCCTGACGACTAGcgcccactgcagtggacgttgcattttggtttatttcttttgtcagttatACATTTTTAGTTAGAAAATTATGGTAAATGGGCCatgcttgtatagcgcttttctaccttcaaggtactcaaagcgctttgacactatttccacattcacccattcacacacacattcacacactgatggcgggagctgccatgcaagaacctaaccacgacccatcaggagcaagggtgaagtgtcttgctcaaggacacaacggacgtgacgaggttggtagaaggtggggattgaaccaggaaccctcaggttgctggcacggccactctcccaaccgtggtACGCCGTCCCCTAAAATAGTcctaactagggttgtacggtataccagtactaataaagtatcgcggtactaatcgattgaaatcggtactataccaccttttgaaaagtaccggttccgctCTTTCGTCTGAGTgttgcggcggtgactacagagccgaggcgtgTGTCAAAAcgtacacacaaagtgcatacaagtaataacatcttggagagaaaaaatggcaaaaaactacaattctactagTTAATAAAAAGGGTgcgtgaagtacaatatggaggtatttgggcttcaaaactaacggtaaaggtgacgctttaaacagggagTCACCGCGTTGCAAGTACTgatttacacctttcctgcttgtcggcccccagaccgtggtcgaggagagcAGTGGAGGCCTTTCACTTCACAATGGGTCCGTAaggctccgctctttggtcggaatgtcGAGGCCGTCAATTAGTTAAAACTTGGTCACTTTATTTATAActtccacagggcacaaccggacatccaccatgctgttgacactcctgcacatgctagcgCTACCTCTCCTAACTTGACCCCTCACTTACTTCACTCACCCCaaatactgccattcttaaaggagcacgcacacacattcgctactctcacaacagctgctttaaaacacgcctcgccaaatgtggcgattagtattagcacctttgcttcaaacttaggtaaacatttaaataatgaacattcagatctgcacaaggagtttagtgacaggtaataatgtagttgtttcacctgtcctgctgttcggtccggtgcagaccatagtcgaggagcacagggaatacgttcccttcagggtcgatgccatttcaatgccttttattttatattttaactttgtaaaattgttctttgactgagTGTTTAATCTAGTGTAAGATATTctgttaaataaagccaatattgaaattTTTTGGAGTTccttttatttggaaaagtatcaaagtatcaatatacattttggtatcttTACTAAAGTATTGGTATTTGTATCAACCCTAGTCCtgttagtggccttgtggttagagtttccgccctgagattggaggttgtgagttcaaaccccagccgagtcataccaaagactgcaaaaaaaaaatggcacccattgcctccctgcttggcagtcagcatcaagggttggaattgggggttaaaaatcaccaaattattcttgagcacggccaccgctgctgctcactgctcccctcacctccaagggggtggaacaaggggatgggtcaaatgtagaggacacatttcaccacacctagtgtgtgtgtgactatcgttgggactttgactttaactttattttcttttgaaatgtgtaactctgacaaaaaaaaatagaccaaaaataaatgtccactctAGTGAAGGTTTGTTTTGCATAACAAGGCTTTCCCTCCAATGTGTATGCCTGACAAAAACAAATGTTCACTTcaatggacatttgtgttttgtataacaTGACTATTTTATACAAAATTAACCAAAAACAAACGTCCACGGCAGTTGATGTTCGTGTTTTGCATAAACCCAAAATGTGGGACCCTGACAAAAGAAACAAACGTCCTCTGCAGAGGATGCAGGTTTTCAGGAGGTGAATTTTGATTGGACGAACCGTGCCGTGTGTCCACAGAGGTTTCTGCAGAGATTCATAGACCCGTCCTCCACAGAGGATGAGAACGCCGGCCTGGACCTGAATGAGCCTCTTTACATGCAGAAGCTGGAGGAGGTACCTCCTTCATTTGTTTTAGTAGCCCTCACCGCTCAAATCATTGATAGACGTGACTCGTTAAATCAAccgttgttctttttttttcagaTCAGTGTGGTCGGCGACCCCGTGCTCAACGTCAATTGTGGCAACGTGCAGTCCTTCGATGCAGAGCTTTACAGGCAACTCATCAGCTACCCACAGGTTTGATTCCCCCTCCTAAGTGTTAGGAAATATCCTAAAATGTTCCGTGTGgagtttttaaaatctttttatgaatttgatctttttttttttttaaagagttttCTGAAAGTGACCCGGACAATTTCAGGCAAATGTATACAAACGCACATTTGTTCTAAGCAACAATCagatatttataaatataaagtAAAGCAGAGAATATAAATCGTTAACTTAAAGACAGAAAATTAGGCTTGAAGGTAAGCTTATAAAGGAATGGGAATTACCTGAACATTTGATAAATTAGATAATGTagagggaaaaaaatcataaaaatgatTGAgatattagtgaagtgaattatatttatatagtgcttttctctagaacaggggtgtcaaactcgttttcatcaagggccacattgcagttacggttgccctcagagggccgtgtttaacaatgagtaatatatgaatatacatgtgtatatatataatacattaacaatatattttttttacataagctgcaaacaaaatatttaaattttactttaaaaactggcagctcagtcaccaggatTTTATAGTATATAAAAAGTGGAGtcaatggaatggaaaaacaataccactgtttttagcagtttttagctgcctttttttaccgcaaaatctTGTTtaatattattcttatttttttatgttttagtgtcttactttaTATGGAAACAAAACTGTACAAAAGTTGATTATACgttaaaaaaaactcagtcggtggaatttaactgtaaaatctgttgtcaattttacagtctacaatttgctaattgttttgaaatcataagtcaagcagatatttaagtacagtatttatctttattttaacaaaaaacaatttggaatacAAGATGATAtgatattttgataatattgaattttaagatatgcaattgcatgcagtacatgatttttaatgtctaaagagaaagaacaaatatatttagtaagaaaaaattAAGCAtgttattaacgcatattatttcccggctttcgcgggccacataatgtggcgggccatatttggtgcccgggccttgagtttgacacctgtgctcgagaggctcaaagcgctttacatagtgaaaccctttatctacatctttaagctacaattaaaccagtgtgggtggtactgggagcaagtgggttaagtgtcttgcccaaggacaacggcagtgactaagatggcggaagctgggatctgACCTGGAACCCTAAAGTTGCTGACCACGCCACCCCATTTTCCTTCATTTCTAGAATCTTCTACTAAAGTTCAATGGACACTTGAATCAGAATTTTGCTGTTAATGAATGTCAAAACTTGACAATTTGAAGGTAAATATAAAAATGGCATTTTGTTTAGCAAAGTAATGATACAAATGACTTGAAATATACatcaaattattttattattcaacCCTTCAATCTAAAAACAAAACAGACTATTAAATTAATACTTTACATAACTCACGACATACTCAGTTTGCAACTATAACATGGATTTATTGTGAATTGATTTCTACTTTACAGCAAATAGTTAGAAGCAAATTAAAACGTGCACATTTTCATTTGTACAATCCCTCCTAATATGATGctttaataaaatataattttgtaTTATGTAACTACAGGCCTCGAATTTATACTTTTTAagatcaaggcaagtgttgccttaaacgagggctcatatatatatatatatatatatatatatatatgcacacactaccgttcaaaagtttggggtcacattgaaatgtccttatttttgaaggaaaagcactgtactttttaatgaagataactttaaactagtcttaactttaaagaaatacactctatacattgctaatgtggtaaatgactattctagctggtttttggtgcaatatctacataggtgtatagaggcccatttccagcaactatcactccagtgttctaatggtacaatgtgtttgctcattggctcagaaggctaattgatgattagaaaacccttgtgcaatcatgttcacacatctgaaaacagtttagctcattacagaagctacaaaactgaccttcctttgagcagattgagtttctggagcatcacatttgtggggtcaattaaacgctcaaaatggccagaaaaagagaactttcatctgaaactcgacagtctattcttgttcttagaaatgaaggctattccacaaaattgtttgggtgaccccaaacttttgaacggtagtgtgtgtgtgtgtgtgtgtgtgtgtgtgcgtgtgtgtgtgtgtgtgtgtgtctgtgtgtgtgtgtgtgtgtgtgtgtgtgtgtgtgtgtgtgtgtgtgtgtgtgtgtgtgtgtgtgtgtgtgtgtgtgtgtgtgtgtgtgtgtgtatatatactgtatatggccAGCTGCGCTTTGAGCCCTGTAACTATGCAAAGACATTGCACAGTTATCAATTCCTAGTTGTATTCAACACTGTCCTCCTGTGATTTGACATGAAGTGGTCGTCCTATCACAGGAAGTCATCCCGACCTTCGACATGGCGGTCAATGAGCTCTTCTTTGAGCGCTTCCCAGACTCCATCTTGGAGTACCAGATCCAAGTGCGCCCCTACAGCGCCGTCAAGACCAGAAACATGCGCAGCCTCAACCCAGAAGGTGAGTGGGACCTCTCACGCTGCCACCAGCCAATACCTCTAAAGCGAAATCAAACTGGTGACATATTTCGAGTGGGATTGTTGTGAAAAATCTGCTTTGGTGAAATGTGCGGCGTGTgtcgcccccccacccccaccccacgcaGACATAGATCAGCTGATCACCATCAGCGGCATGGTGATCCGCACCTCGCAGCTCATCCCCGAGATGCAGGAGGCCTTCTTCCAGTGCCAGGTGTGTGCCTTCAGCACCCGGGTGGAGGTGGACCGCGGGCGCATCGCCGAGCCAGCCGTGTGTCGCCACTGTAACACCACCCACAGCATGGCGCTCGTCCACAACCGCTCAGCCTTCTCCGACAAGCAGATGGTGAGTTTTTATTCCGAGGCAGATTTGTTTACCCCGTCGCTCCCAGTTTGTAAGTTGTCCGTCAGCTCTGTGATCTTTGCTACGCAACAGATCAAAATCCAGGAGTCGCCTGAAGACATGCCGGCAGGTCAGACACCACACACGACCATCGTGTACGCCCACAACGACCTGGTGGACAAAGTGCAGCCTGGAGACAGAGTCAACATCACCGGTGAGCTTAGTTTTGCAGGAAccatatttacataccttattttccggaccatagggcgcaacggattataaggcgcactgcagatgaatggtctatttttaatcttttttcatatataaggcgcaccggattttagggcgcattaaaggagtcatactattattattattattttctaaatgtaaaacacttccttgtggtctacataacatgtaatggtggttctttggtcaaaatgttgcatagattatatttcacagatcatcttcaagccgctttctgacagttgcttcaggatgcgccgttttgtgggcggtcttatttacgtggctcactttcggcagcgtcttctccccttcatctttgttgtagcggtgtagcatgcaaggacaggagtggaagaagtgttaaaagatggagctaactgttttaatgacattcagacttaacttaaatcaataacgaagcagcatctcctcatccgggaaCAACAACAACGACACCATCTGACCAGAACTCTcttataactaaagttccttaggtgaataatgtaaactcactacaccggtatgttttagcgctttcatgacgagtttacagacagatataagtaagaactttacactactttatattagaaatggcaacagcggaggatgaatgtcccataacaaaaagatagagaaaaggaagaagcttatcgactacggtgtcgtcacggactacaaatgcAGACCCGTGCAATTTTcgcttcaggacttatgcagatcccaaacacagatcagcaggtaccagaaggtaagaaaagttgcttttgcataatattgcgaaacaaaatgccagataacatgtcttatcttatacacacaccataataatactcgtatgttgaagcacagtacaatccatcaagcggtgcggcttcatagcttaccaaagtcgtactaaaacattttgatagatttttgagcgccctgtAATgtactatattttcaatggaacatatgaaatgttggtgtttacttgagtcatgttgcagtctacacatatatcttatgtttgactgccatctactggtcacacttatgattacaccatgtaccaaataaaatagctttgaggtcggtaattaaaaccagaattattccgtacatttggcgcaccgggttataaggcgcactgttgagttttgaggggaaaaaaggattttaagtgcatcttatagtctggaaaatactagACGTACAGTATTTCGTTTGCTTCTTAACTATACAAGTAAGTCCAAAATACAGtgcaacctcgatttacaaactgacTTGCCTCTTAAACCGTAAGTAGAAGAGTTTGAATAGTGAAGAATATTCCTCCATaagaatggtaaatgggttatacttgtatagcgcttttctaccttcaaggtactcaaagcgctttgacactatttccacattcacccattcacacacacattcacacactgatggcgggagctgccatgcaaggccctaaccacgacccatcaagcgtgaagtgtcttgctcaaggacacaacggacgtgactagggtggtagaaaCTGGGGATCGaatcaggaaccctcaggttgctggcacgaccactctaccaaccgcgccAAGCCGTCCCCAAGAAACAATATAAACATGGTTTGCAGCCTTGACAAAAATCCCcaatttagtgaaggtttgtacactttgaacacaatataatgtGATGTGTATCAAACATAAGggagtgatggatcaactttctatgcAATAAAAAAGTCAAAACAAGAAGAAGCTGTATGGTCTGCTTTGCCAACACACAGAAGTCACTAAAATACAAAATCCTTAACTTCAACAAGCATATTGCTACAATTATAAAGTTCACTACATTAACAGCGGCCAGAGAAGCTGACGAGAAGCAGACAGAGGGAAAAGGTACGGGGGAGAGGagctgtgtttgtgtgtttatgcttTTGGACGAGCGAGGTGCCGCGCTAGAATGAGAGGAGAGAAAATATTTTTCTCCGCTGTTTAAGTCTGCTCTGgcaactttttccagaaaagacggttctcatcacaattaaaaattgCTGTTATGCCTGTGAGCGCCATTGTACTCCTtgcaaatagtcttttttttaacTCCACACCGATTTGCACTTTCCATGCTGGTTTGTTGAGTTGATGGCACTCTTTTTGAGTTGGCAAAAAAGGCGAAAAAACGAATAAAATGCACACACGTCCAGTGGATGCTTCCGCCTCTGCGGCAATGTTTCGCCCTGCTTTCTTGCCTGCAGGCACCAGAATGAAGCATTCGCACACAGTCGTATTTGGCGCAATGTAAAGGTTtgtggcttttatctagtttgcactttgtctgtattatttctattatcattattatcgactcatctttgccttattctatattttattttcctattttaatgatgttggatctgtgttgttgttattgttgttggggacaagtgttgtaaattagctttggctacaaacactatgatgcgtcctgggctctgtaccgaggatgtcgttgtggcttgtgcagccctttgagacacttgtgatttagggctatataaataaacattgattgattgattgattgattgatgcatacattggataactgtttcagatgtctatgttttgtatctgtccctatttcaaataaacctataataatttttttaaaaacgaaaaatTCACAAAAGAAggtttcgtaaatcgaggttcctctgtattagaaaataaaaaaatatatttcaccATATTTAAGGCTTGAAGAGCATTGCACTTCCAAAGCATCCAATCACAGCCACTAGGGGGAATGTTTCATACATAATTTTGTTTTCGTGTAATTATCTTATTGCAATTGCACACATTTAAGAGAATGACCATTTCTACTTCTTTAATTATGCTGCTTATTATTTGTGTCTTGTTTGAATTATACATATTGTCCACGCCACTGTGTCGCAGGGATCTACCGGGCTGTCCCTATGCGCGTCAACCCGCGCCAGAGCAACGTGAAGTCTGTGTACAAGACCCACATCGACGCCATCCACTTCCGCAAGACCGACGAGAAGCGCCTGCACGGCTTGGACGAGGAGGCCGAGCAGAAGCTCTTCACCGAAGACCGCGTGCAAACCCTCAAGGAGCTGGCGGCCAAACCTGACGTGTACGAGCGTCTCTCCTCCGCCCTGGCGCCCAGCATCTACGAACATGAGGACATCAAGAAGGTGCGTGTCGCTCATGTGATGCCAATTTGCACTTTCGTCGCACCATGGAGACCTCTGCCAAGGTTGAATGTTGCAAATTTATACCACTCGTTAAGTCTGAAGTTATTAAGACTCCTGAATTACCTTAATTTACAGAATTAATGTAATTTATCCTATAAATGTAACTGTTCACATAATTAAACtatcaaatatattttatatacttagTATATTTAGAAGACATGAATGTAATTTAGTGTAAAAGTGGGTACAATTTTACCAAAACTTGACATTCACATgtaattatatataaaatataattatttgtatGAAATTGTGAGAATTCCATAGTttttgtgtgtacatgtgtatgcatATAAAGA is a window encoding:
- the mcm4 gene encoding DNA replication licensing factor MCM4, whose protein sequence is MSSPSSTPGGRKRGRSTNPSTPSSDAPTSSPLSQRRRALDSSAGDLMPMPTSPAGELLSPAAPQDSSLFSSPRPSVLPNDVDMSSPLMYGTPSSRVEGTPRSSIRGTPARQRPDLGSVRKAPQVDLQSEPPSGEGAVTSEPNAGQRLVIWGTDVNVATCKEKFQRFLQRFIDPSSTEDENAGLDLNEPLYMQKLEEISVVGDPVLNVNCGNVQSFDAELYRQLISYPQEVIPTFDMAVNELFFERFPDSILEYQIQVRPYSAVKTRNMRSLNPEDIDQLITISGMVIRTSQLIPEMQEAFFQCQVCAFSTRVEVDRGRIAEPAVCRHCNTTHSMALVHNRSAFSDKQMIKIQESPEDMPAGQTPHTTIVYAHNDLVDKVQPGDRVNITGIYRAVPMRVNPRQSNVKSVYKTHIDAIHFRKTDEKRLHGLDEEAEQKLFTEDRVQTLKELAAKPDVYERLSSALAPSIYEHEDIKKGILLQLFGGARKDFSQTGRGNFRAEVNILLCGDPGTSKSQLLQYVYNLVPRGQYTSGKGSSAVGLTAYVMKDPETRQLVLQTGALVLSDNGICCIDEFDKMSDSTRSVLHEVMEQQTLSIAKAGIICQLNARTAVLAAANPVESQWNPKKTTIENIQLPHTLLSRFDLIFLMLDPQDEAYDRRLAHHLVALYYQSEEQIEEEFLDMAVLKDYIAYARTYINPRLSEEASQALIEAYVDMRKIGSGRGMVSAYPRQLESLIRLSEAHAKVRFSEKVETIDVEEAKRLHREALKQSATDPRTGFVDISILTTGMSATARKRKEELAQALKKMIQTKGKMPAMKYQQLLDDLRGQSETAITKELFDEALRALADEDYLTVTGKTVRLLA